A segment of the Syntrophorhabdaceae bacterium genome:
GTGAAACTTTCGCAGCTCCCAATCGATCTTGCCTACCCAATGAACATTCGAGGTAATTTCAAATTTCATAGCCCCTCCTTATTGATTGATAGTCGCTGTCTTGCTCTCATCTTACCCCAGATCATCCTGTGCCTCAATTGACATAGGTCAAAAGCTCCAAGAAAAAACAGTGGGAACCGTTGGAACGGAGAAGATGGAAAGACCCGATCAAAGATGGCAGCCGCTTGGATACGAAGGATTTCTGGATCCAGGATCAAGTCCGGGATGACGACAATTCTCCACTTCGCCTCTCCGGTTCCAAAGGCTCTAAAGGCTTTTAAACTACCGGATGATGTTTTTTCAGCCATTCCCTGATGTGGGGACATTCCCAGGGGAGGGTGCCGCAGTAGCCCGAGGACTGTTTCTTTTCGGGGCAGGAGGAGCAGATCTGCCAGTGGCCGCAGTTGATGCCGGTTATCAGGGAGGAGTCGCACTCGAGGCACCAGAGGTATCCGCAGACAAGGCACAACCCCACGGTAGCGTCGCCGATGGCGTCTATGGTGGAGCAATCCATGGTGTTCGAGTCGCCGCAGTGGGGACAGCGGGAAACCGATGCGCCCCGAAAGTTCTTGTGGGCATCACGGTTCTTTTCAACAGCAAGCAAAAGAGCGTCCCCTATGTCATCGGGGAGAAACTCCCACATCCTCAAAAGAGCACCCGGTATTGCCTTACCCATGGTTTGAAACTCCTTCTCAGAGAATTTGGAGTGGATTATAGAAGCTATTGTATCATAAATGGAACAAGAACCAAATGAGAAGATAATGACCAATTTACCAAATCTCAATAACCAAAGAAAAGACAATAACCAAGTTGATCAAACAAGAAACAGGACAAGGTTGCGTTACCGCCTCCTGTTTGGTCATTGTCTTTTCACGAGGTTTGTCGCGGCGAAGGTGACACAGGCGAGGAAGACCGCGGGGATGCAGATGACGAGAAGGCCCGTCGATACGCGGTAATGGTCGCCGATCCAGCCGATGGCAATGGGGGAAAGGGAGGCGATGGCATAGGACCAGGTGGTCAGCACCCCGAGGGCCAGGCCCCTTGCGCGCGCGAAGGCGAGGCCCGTGAAGGTCCAGAGAGCCCCCATTACGGCGCAGCCCGCAAAACCGGTGAAGAAGGTTACGAAACCCCTGGCGACAGGGTTTTGGACCTTGAGGACCAACACAAGGCACAGGCCCATGACGATGCCGCCGGCAATGCCCACCTTACGGTATCCCAGCCTGTCCGAGATGTGGCCCATAGTCGGCCTGCCTATGAACTGGCCCACGCCCCACAAGCCCGCGACAAGACCCGCCATCGATGACGTCATGCCTATCTCCGTTTTCAGGAAGACGGGGTACCACATGGCAAAACCGAACTCGCCCGATATCTGGAACATGGCAGCGAAGCTAACGAGAACAAGCATGATGAGGCTTGACCTTTGCAGTATGGACGGGTCGAAAAGCTTGCCGCCGGGGTGTGTTTCCCTTTTTTCTTCAGGCCACACGAGGAGAAGCACCGCCGCAAGGACGATGCCCGCGATCCCCGTTACCATGAAGGGGATGCGCCAGCTTCCCGTAAGGTCGAGGAGCCATCCCGCAAGGGCGGGGCCCGTGAACCAGCCGAAAGAGGTGCCCGACGACATGAAAGTGAGATAGAACCCCGGCCTCTCGGGGAAGAGCTCCATGGTGAAGGCGATCATGGGAATGAAAAAGAACCCTTCCACGAGGCCTGTCAGAAAACGGAAAAGGAAGAGCTGTCCCGTGGAGTGCGCAAGACCCGATATGACCGTCAGTGCCGAGAGCCCGAACATGCCGAAGAGAACGACATATCTCCTCCCGAACCTGTCGGAGATGAGGCCGGCGATGATGGGAGTGAACGTATAGCCCCACAGCGAACCCGCCCCGACGATGCCGAGCGTGGTCTTGTCGGTGCCGAAGGCCTCCATGAGGGAGGGGATAAGGGGCCCGAATATCCATCTCTGGGTGAAGTAGAGCACCATCCCCACCCAGCCGATAACGAAGAAAAGGTGTTTGTTCGATCTCAAGGGAGACAGAAGGCACCCTTTTCGTAGATGACGAGTTCCTTGCCGTTCGCAAGGCGGGCAACCACGGTCTTTGCCTCGGTATTGACGAGGTCCCAGTGAAGGGCCGAGTCGTTGAAGCCCAGTTTCTGCTTCATTTCCTTTGTAAGCTTGCCGGGATTGCCGCTGAAGGTGTCGCTGTAGGACGCACCGAGAGCGAGGTGGCAGTTTCCCTCGGGGCCCCCGAAATTCTCGTCGAAGAGGGTGTCCGCCATGAACCGGTCAATGAGGGAGAAACGCCTGTCCGTAAGGGAGAATTCCCCCACCCGTGAGGCGCCCCTGTCCATCGCTATCTGCTTGTTCAGGAATTCGGCGCCTTTTTTCGCATCGGCCTCAACGACCTTCCCTTTTTTGAATACGAGTCGCACGCCCTCGATGTAGTTGCCGCTCCGGAAAGAAGGCAGGTTTGCGTAATAGGTGCCCTCCGTGCCCCGCCAGTCCGGCGAGAGAAAGACCTCGAAACTGGGGATGTTGTGGCCGGATATGCCTGCCCATTTGCGCTTTTCTCCGGGAGTGAGGACAAGGTCGATATTTTTTGAATGCACGCGGAAATAGCGTACCTTCAGGTCGCTGAGCCATTCCTTGATGCGCGTTGCCTCCGCATGAACGGCGTTCCATTTCCCGATGGGGTCCTTCTCATCGAGAAAGCAGGCCTTGACGATCTGCCCGGCATAGGCGGCGGCGGACATCTTCGCCTGTTTCGCAAGACCGGCGGTGGGATAGGTGCACAGTGTCCACCCGTAGGCTCCCCGTTCCTCCCTCCCGTCAAGGATGTCTCTGAACACCTTTCGGGATACGAGGACCCTGCTTACCCGCATGGGATCTATGTCCTTGAGATGGGTAAGGGATTCGGGGGCCCGCAGGAATATTCTTCCGTTGATAGACTCGTAAAGTTCCCTGTCTCCGGGAGGCAGCCAGGCGAGATGCCGGCCGGTGGCCTTTTCATAGAATGAGCGTTCCATGACTGTCGTGAGTCCCATGCGCTGAAGGGGATACATACCCCGGTCGAGAATCTTACCGTAAAGGATCTCCGCGAGACCCGTGGCCGCGGGATCGTACTGAAGCAAAATGACATCGCCTTTCCTGAATCTTCGCTTCCGTGCCGTAAAAAGCCCCCAGAGGAGCACATCGGCGTATTTGTCGAGTGTGTTGCTGTCATACATTTTCTGTTTCCCTCCCGCGTGCCGACAGTATCCGGTAGAGACCGTCGGCGAATCTTTTTCTTGTCTCGGGCCCTTGTTCCTCACTCATCAGATCCCGTGCCCGAAATTTCGTGACGAAATCCTTAAGGTTCGGGTCGCAGCGTGCCCATTCATAGAGCCTCAGAAAGTCCTCCAGAGTGGAAAAATCGTTCGTTGTAGTGTAGAACATGCCGCATTTTGTGCAGATATAACCCTTGAGGGCAAACACCGTGACAGGGCTTCCGGCATCGCTGTCATGCCAGCAGCCCCCCGTGGCATGAGTGAGAAAGCGGTCCCGCTCTTCATTGACGATGTCTGCCGTTGGTACAACAAAACTGATCCTCATCCTTGCCCCCCGGTATGCGCAGTGAATGAAACATCCGCTATTCTGAGAATATCTGCGCCGAAAAAATGTATATCCTTGTCTCCTTGTCCTTCCACGAATCTTCCGGCAGGCCGGCCTTTGCGCAGGTGTTTTGCAGGAATTCCTCCCGGCCCCATTTATACTGAGTGGCAACCTGCGGCAACAGAAGGCCCGCTCTGCCGCCCTTTACGATATACAGACCATGGATGCCCACCTTGATCTCATCCACGGAATTGACCAATTTAAGGGGCGAAAGCACGGAGACCTCGATGTGTATGTCCTTGAGTTCGTCCATGGCAACGGCCCGGAACCTCATGTCCTTCGACGATGCCGCGACGGTCATATCCATCACCGACCTGTAAAGAGGCGCGACAGGCTTGATGTAGCCGATGCATCCCCGCAGCCGTCCGCGAATGGTGAGCGTCACAAAGACGCCCCTTCTTTCGTGGAGTGCCGGTTCTGTGACCTCGATGCCGGGGACGGTCCTCGATGACACGTATTCCTTGAGGGTCTTCCGGGCGATGGCAAGAAGCCGCTTCTTTTCGGCCCCCGTAAGGGGTGAGTCTTCCTTGCTCTCAGGCTGCCAGAAGGCCACGGAACCGTAGCCAACAACCCTGTGCCTGTCTCCCGCTGTATTCCCCGAATTTGTATAGTGAAGAGGCTGTGCCTGTCCGCCCATCTTTACTGCGGCCATCATGGCGGCAACGACTGCCGGCGCACCGCATAGCTCGTTCTCTTTCTTCGACAGGCCTTCGAGGAGCCCATCCGGGTTGAGGTCGGCCATGAGCCGCAGCGTCGACGAGTCGATCCTGACGGCTTCCTCATAGGAATGGTAGTGGGACATGTCAGAGGAGACAAGAAGAAGCACTTTTCCCTTGTGTTGTTTCAGGACCGTCGTGAGGGCGTTGGCGAGGGCCTCGATATCCCGCCTTTCCATGACCCCCGTCAGAAGCGGGACGATCTTAAAACTCTTAAGCGTCCGCTGGAGGAAGGGGAGCTGTACCTCAAGGGAATGCTCTTCGTCGAAAGCGCCGGGAAGACTCTTGACGGCGCCGCAGAGAGACGCCATTTTCCGGCCCATGGCGGCGTCAACGGGCACCTTTCCGAGGGGTGTTTCCCAGCTGCCCGACGGGTAGAGAGCTATGCCCGCAAAGGAGCTGCGATGGCTCGAGCCGAGAAGGACCACCGTCCGTATGCCCTTTCCCCTCACGGCATTGTATGAATAAGCCGCAGTCTTTCCTGAATAGATGTACCCCGCATGGGGAGCGACGACGGCAAATACCCCCGGCGGCACATCGCCATCCTTGTGCGCTTCCCCGAGATAGCCATCAATCATGGTCTGCAGGGACAGCGTGTCTGCGGGATAAAAGGAGCCTGCAAAGACAGGTTTTTTCACCGCCGCGACCGATTGTGCATCAACCCCATGCCCATGCAGAAGGAGAACGCCGATGATGAGCGCCGCCATCAAGGCGCCGCCGAAAAGGGCCCTTTTCCCACGCCGTGTTCTCATGTTGTCCATATCCCTCCGATCCTTGTCCCGCAAGAGGGACACGTGCCGTTCTTGAGGCTCATGCTCAAGACATTGTACCCCGATCTCTGAATGAGGAGTTTCTTGCATTTCGGACAATAGGTGTTCTCGCCGGGATGGCCCGGGACATTCCCGATATAGACGAACGCGAGCCCCGCTTCTATGGCTGTTTGCCGGGCGCCCTCCAGCGTCTTGACGGACGTGGGAGAAACCCCCGTCAGTTTATACATGGGGTGGAAGCGGGAAAAATGGACGGGTACGTCTGTCCCGGCATTCGCGGCGATCCATTCGCACATACCCTTTATCATCTTTTCGTCATCGTTGTAGCCATGTATGACGAGGTTGGTGATCTCCACCCACACCCCGGAGCGCTTGAGCGTCTTTATGGTGGCGAGCACGGGCTCCAGTTCTCCCTCGCAGAGCTTGCCGTAAAAGGAGCTGCTGAAGCCCTTGAGATCGATGTTCACGGCATCCATGTGCCTGCTCAGCGCCTTCAGGGGCCCGGGGTTGATATAGCCGTTGGAATGGGAAACGTTGAGGATACCCTGCTTGCGGGCTAACCTCGCCGTGTCGAACATATATTCGTAAAAGTTCGTGGGTTCCGTGTAGGTGTAGGCGATGCTCTTGCAGCCTTTTCGGATGGCGGCGGCGACGAGGTCTTGAGGTGACAGCGTGATATTGACCGTCTCAAGGGGCGATACCTGGGAGATCTGCCAGTTCTGACAGAACTTGCACCTGAAGTTGCAGCCGGCGCTTGCCACGGAAAAGGAGAGCGTTCTGGGGAGGACGTTGAAGAAAGGTTTCTTTTCCACGGGGTCGATATGCACCGCACACGGCGAAGCGTAGCCGAGGGAATAGAGCTTGCCGGCAATGTTCTTGCGGGCTCTGCAAAAACCCGTCGCATCCTCGGGAAGAGAGCAGCGGCGGGGGCATAGAAGGCAGTCAACACTCTTCCCCGAGCGGGCTTTTCTATAATAAAGCGCCTCGTGGAAGGCCGGCCGGGACCCCTCGGTCACAGCCCGGGCAGTCCCGGAGACGATAAAAGGCGAGAACGCCGCGACCTTCAGGAAATCTCTTCTTTTCATCGTGGCACCGTCATGACGTTAAAGTGTAAAATGCCCCCGAATTTCTTGCTATTATACTACTTTCTCTTTCCCGATAACAGCAGAAGAAGCCCGCAGACCTTTACGGCGGCCAAAAGAAGACAGCTGTTAACGAGACCCATGAGGGGAAAGAGAAAGAAACCTCCCGTTATTCCTCCGATGAAGCCGCCTATCAGGTCGCTGGCGTAAACGGGCCCCACCGATCCCTTGAGGGGTCTTTCCTCATCGTGGAGCGCCGCGGCAAGAGGGAATTCCATTCCGGCAAGGAGCCCCGAGATAAACAGGAGGGCAAAGAAGAGGGGGCGGCCCAACAGACCACCACCCATTTCGGCCTGGCCCACAATGGTAAATATCAGAAGGAGAAGAAGGCACAAAAGCGTCAGCGCGGCCTCTGCCGCCATGAGGGTCCTCGATACCTTTGCATCCGCCGTGGCGCGTCGGGCCACAGCCATGCTGCCTGCTGCCATGCCGGCCATGAGCATGGTGATGAGCATGCCGATCTCATGAAAGACATACCCGTACAACACCTGAAAGACGAAAATGAGCGACAGTTCGAGGAGCATGACGACAAAACCCGTCGTGGAGATGACGAAGAGAACGGGCATTGTCGGGTACCTGCCTTTCAGGAGGAACGCCCCTGCGGCAAAGGCAGCCAGCACGACGAGGAGGGCGGGTACGCCCCGGCGCTCGGCCGTCGCGAAAAGACCTTTCATCGAGGGCGAGTGAAGGGCATTGGCAAAGGCAATGTTGTAATAGAGGCCCTTTGGGGTAAGATCGTGGTTCGCCTCTGCCCGGGACGGCCCGATCGCAGAGAGGAACCATTCCATTTTTTCCGCATCGAGACGGTAGATCAGATGGGGCAGTGAGATGAGTCGCGTGGTGATGCCATAACCCCTCAACCTGCCTTCCAGCTGCTGCGCCGAAAGGTTGATGGTCTTTGCGGACGGGGAGACGAGAAAGATATTCTCTTCCCCCGGCACGACGGCGACGCGGTCGAAGACGCTTCGGGCCGTGGCCATGGCGGACATGTTAATATCCCTTAGCTCACTGCCGTAATAGGTAAGCGAGCCGGGAACGGTAAAGACGAGGATGCCTTCGTCGGCGAGGATGCGCCGCGCCTCCCGGAAGAATTCCACGGTGAAGAACCTGTTAGCCTGCAGCGTTCCGGGCGCGGAAAGCCCCAGAAGGACGACATCATACCGCCGCGTCGGGTGTGCCCTTTTAACAAACCCCCTGCCGTCGGCGTAGTGCAGCTCGACGCGGCAATCGCCAAGCTCCGACCGTACGAGGCCCGAGGGATGGCGGGTTATGGCGGAGAGGTACGCCGGGTCGATCTCCACGTAATCGACACGCCGTACCGTGGGGTACTTCAGGACCTCTCCGATCACGCCGCCGGCTCCGCCATGAATGATGAGGATATCCCGCGGCGCCCCATGAGCAAGGAGCGGGATGTGGACGATCTCCTCGACGCGGGTTATGTCGGGCACGGGCATGGTGGCCGCCGGCAGGCCGTCGGTGAAAAAGGTATACTGGTCCATTGCCCGTGTAACGGCAATATTCTGATAGTGCGAATTTTCGTAAGAAACCACCTCGCGGCCGTGCCACTGCACGGTGATGGACCGCGACTGCAGCCGGTCGTCAAGGCCAAGCGCCAGGAACAAGGTCCAGCCCAGGGCCGCGGCAAGGCTGAGGCCGGCAAGGAGCCTCCTGTGGGCAGGCGCCGCTGAGACGGCCATCACCAGGCAGGCAAGGGGTATGAGGATGAGGATGAGGGCGGCTATCCGGAACGAATGGAGCCAGGTGATGAGGACATAACTTACCAGTATCCCGCCGGCAATGGTCCCGAGCATCTCGTAGAAATAGACCCTGCCCGCCGCCTGCCCTCGCGCTTGTTTCAGGCTCTCGTAGACCCGGCACGATGCCGTGAAAGAAAGACCGTGGAGAAGGCCTACGGGAAGGAAGATAGCCATGGACGCGAAGAATATCCCCGCGATCCCCATGGAGACCTCCGGCGGAAGGCCCAAGATGACCTTGAGGGTGCGGATGCAGTAGACACCCGCCGGGAAAGCGAGGCTGAAGACGAGGTTGGCGGCGATGAAAGCCTGCGGTACCCGTGAGACCCGGCGCGGCCACCGGCCGCCGATGCAGGCGCCGAGAGCTTCCCATAAGATCCAGGAGCCAATGGTGAGGCCGATGGAAAGCTCGTTCCCACCGTAGATGATGAGGCTCTCCCTGATAAGGACCGTCTGCGCGACGATTCCCGAAAATCCCGTGACGATAAGAGCGAATACAAGGGGTGCGATCATGACCCGCCTCTTTCTTTCACATACCATAGCGGAAGGAGGGGAGAAAAACAAGAAGAGACGCGATGGACGGCGATCCACCACCTGTTCTGTTGACTCTTTTCCTGTAACGGGATATAGGATAAGAAATCAAATTAAGAAAGGGGAGCAGTCCATGAAAAAGGCTTTGATTTTCGGGTTGGTAGTGTTCTGTGCGGCGGTGGCTCTTTTGACCACCGCTGTAAAGACGGATGCGCAGGTCCTGTCCAAAGAGGTCAGTGTGGCGGAGATCCTGTCCAATCCTTCTCAATATGATCAGAAGACCGTGACCGTGACCGGTTATGCATTTATTGTCCGCAAGAAGAAGGACCGCAGCGGCAACCCGTGGATGCTTATCAGTTTCTTCGATCCCAAGGACAAGAAGAAGGTCATAAACGTCTTTGGTCCGGGACATCCGGCAGCCCGCAACGGGGATATCATCAAAGTAACGGGCAAATTCAAGGCGAAATCGAAACGCGGACGGTACACTTTTGACAACGAGATCCAGACGACAAGCGATAAGGTCGTGGTGGTTGCCAAAGCGACAGGCTGAGATGACTGAGGACAGACCATAATCTGGCCGGGACTTCCAGCGAGTTTACGTGCTATAATGAACTCAGGAGATCCGTGACGAAGAAGAGGCTTGTTCTTAGCGTTGTCATTCTGATCGCACTTTTTGCGGCGGGGCTTGTCCTTCTGGCCAGGACCCCTCTTCTCGTGCGGTCCGCCGCCATGGTGAGCGGGCCCCTTTTCGGTTATGACATGGAGGCGGAATCCTTTTCCTTCTATCCCCTGAGGGCGGACCTGAAAGGGTTCAGTGTTGCCGATACGCGAAGGGGCAACTTCCTCTTCACCAGTTCCCGCGTGAGTGTTTCATCGAGCCCGGGGGCCGCCTTTAAGGGCAACGTCGAGCGGGTCCTTCTCAAGGACCCGAAGATACGCATCCGCCTTGGCGACAAGAAAGAGACCGAGACGGACCTGTCCTTCATCCGGAAAATACCGCCCGTGCATCTTCTGACCATGGAGAACGGCGAATTCACCCTCTTCTTCAAAGGTTCTCCCGGAACCGTCACCCTTAAGAAGATCGATCTCACCGTGAAGGATTTCTCGCCGGAGGGCGGCGGGGCGCTTTCCTTCACAAGTGCTGTCGTCATCGACGGGCCGGGCGGATCGAAGATGAAGGCGACGGGCAGGTGCAAAGGCAGGCTCGACCTGACGGGGATCCTTCCCGACATGCTCGGGAAGGGGGCCGTCGACATCGACATAGATGAAGGTTCGGCGGGGGATGTGGCACTGCAGGGAATGAAATTCACCCTCCCCGTTCTTTTCGAGAAGGACCGCATCATCATCTCGAGGGCCGCCGCACTCATCGAGGCGCTGACCCTTGCAATGGACGGGAGAAAGGCCGAACTCAGGAAGGGACAGCTTGCGATGAACGCCTCTTACACCGCCAGGTCCGGGCTTATCTCATCGGACAGCCTGCAGGTGACCATGCCGGGCGTGGGCACCGTGAAGGGCACGGGACGGATGACCCTCAAGGGGGCTATGCCCTTCAGCGCCGTCCTCGAAACGCGGGAGCTCAATTTCTCCAGTCTTTTCAGCATGGCAAGATCCTTCCTGGGCCAGGAAGAGGCGAAGAAGTGGTCCATCGAGGGGTCGGGTTCCTTGAAGGCCCGGATGGAGGGCAGTCTTGGCGGGAAGTCCCCCTCCCTTTCGGGGAGTGTCACCATGGATGTGAAGAAGGGAGGGTTCTCCTCTCCCGACGGCTCAAAGGCCGCCCAGGGCATCACGGGTTCCGTCATTCTCAATTTCAGCTTTCCCCGGGGAGATGACAAGGACGCCTCCATGAAGATATCGTCCCAGATGTCTTCGGGAGAATATCTTTGGGGAAAGTATTACAAGGACCTCAAGAAGGAGCCCTCAAAACTCACCTCGAAAACGGATGTGACCGTAAGCCGCAAGACGGGCTCGCGTATCAAGGGGACCTGCGATCTCTTCAACACGGGACGATATGCCTACGACGGTTTCTTCGGAACGGGGCAATGGGGTTTTCATCTGACTGCGCAGGATGTCGCGGTGAAAAGGATAGTGTCCGTTTTTGCCGCCGATTATCTGGCGCAGACGGCGCCGGCGCTGGAGGGCATTGAGGCTGACGGGAAACTCGACGCCGATATATCCGTTACATCGACGGACAACAAGCTGGCGACAAAGGGCAGTGTGAAGCTGTCGACGGGGTCTTTGAAGCTTCCGGGAGCTTCGCTGGGCGTCGCGGCCGTCGACATGGATGTGCCCTTTGACCTGACTGCGGCAGGGGGGACGGTCGTTCCCGCCCAGGGGGGACGGTTGGGTATGATCACCATCACCGGTTTCACGAAGGGGAGCTACAGCCTGCCGGAGCTGAAGATACCTTTCATGGCTTACGGCAGCGACGTGGCGGCAACAGGGATCATCAGCCTGCCTTTTTATGGCGGAGCCGTCCGCATAAGGGGCCTTGCGGCGAAGGACATCCTCGGGCCGTCGCCGAGGCTCGTGTTCGGAGCCCTGGTTGAAGGCATAGATTTCCCCCGGCTGCTCAGCGAGGCGACGGGTCTTACCTTTCCCGGCACCGTCAAGGCCCGCTTTCCCAGCGTTGCCTATCAGAACGGGGAAGTGGTGACGCAGGGGAAGACGGTCATCGACATATTCGGCGGCAGGATAGAAGCGGTGGACGTGTACGTGAAGGACCTCTTTGCGTCGTCGAGAAAAATAGGCGGAGACATCCTCTTCAGAGATATCGATCTCGGGAAGATAACGGATACGATCAAGGTCGGTAAGATAACGGGCATCATCGAAGGTTCCGTGAAAAATCTCGTCATCGAATACGGTCAGCCTTCCCGTTTCATTTTCGACCTCGATACGGTAAAGAAATGGGGGGTGTCCAGGAAGGTCTCTGTGGATGCCATCGAGAACATATCGATCCTCGGTACGGGCTCCGGCGGGATAGGGGCGGTGCTCAAGAGCGGGCTCAACAAGTTCTTCAAGGAATATCCCTACAGCAGGATCGGCATACGGTGCACGCTGGAGAACGATAATTTCAACATCAGGGGTAAGATCGTCGAAGGAGGGAAGGAATACCTCATCAGGCGCGCCTTCTTGAGGGGCATCGACGTGGTGAACAGGGACCCTCAGAATATGGTAAGCTTCAAGGACATGCAGGAACGCGTCGGCAGGATCTTCCACAAGGACGAGGACGGCGCGGGTCCGACGATAAAGGTGAATTAAAGGACGAAGGAGGATACAATGGCCAAAAAGTTGCGTCATCTTGCATTGGGTTTCATGATAGTCTTTGCCGCCTGTGTTACCGTGAACATTTACTTCCCGGCCGCAGCCATCCAGAAGGCCGCCGATGAGATCGTCGACGACGTGCGGGGCACGAAGG
Coding sequences within it:
- a CDS encoding MFS transporter encodes the protein MRSNKHLFFVIGWVGMVLYFTQRWIFGPLIPSLMEAFGTDKTTLGIVGAGSLWGYTFTPIIAGLISDRFGRRYVVLFGMFGLSALTVISGLAHSTGQLFLFRFLTGLVEGFFFIPMIAFTMELFPERPGFYLTFMSSGTSFGWFTGPALAGWLLDLTGSWRIPFMVTGIAGIVLAAVLLLVWPEEKRETHPGGKLFDPSILQRSSLIMLVLVSFAAMFQISGEFGFAMWYPVFLKTEIGMTSSMAGLVAGLWGVGQFIGRPTMGHISDRLGYRKVGIAGGIVMGLCLVLVLKVQNPVARGFVTFFTGFAGCAVMGALWTFTGLAFARARGLALGVLTTWSYAIASLSPIAIGWIGDHYRVSTGLLVICIPAVFLACVTFAATNLVKRQ
- a CDS encoding aminopeptidase, which gives rise to MYDSNTLDKYADVLLWGLFTARKRRFRKGDVILLQYDPAATGLAEILYGKILDRGMYPLQRMGLTTVMERSFYEKATGRHLAWLPPGDRELYESINGRIFLRAPESLTHLKDIDPMRVSRVLVSRKVFRDILDGREERGAYGWTLCTYPTAGLAKQAKMSAAAYAGQIVKACFLDEKDPIGKWNAVHAEATRIKEWLSDLKVRYFRVHSKNIDLVLTPGEKRKWAGISGHNIPSFEVFLSPDWRGTEGTYYANLPSFRSGNYIEGVRLVFKKGKVVEADAKKGAEFLNKQIAMDRGASRVGEFSLTDRRFSLIDRFMADTLFDENFGGPEGNCHLALGASYSDTFSGNPGKLTKEMKQKLGFNDSALHWDLVNTEAKTVVARLANGKELVIYEKGAFCLP
- the amrB gene encoding AmmeMemoRadiSam system protein B, which encodes MRTRRGKRALFGGALMAALIIGVLLLHGHGVDAQSVAAVKKPVFAGSFYPADTLSLQTMIDGYLGEAHKDGDVPPGVFAVVAPHAGYIYSGKTAAYSYNAVRGKGIRTVVLLGSSHRSSFAGIALYPSGSWETPLGKVPVDAAMGRKMASLCGAVKSLPGAFDEEHSLEVQLPFLQRTLKSFKIVPLLTGVMERRDIEALANALTTVLKQHKGKVLLLVSSDMSHYHSYEEAVRIDSSTLRLMADLNPDGLLEGLSKKENELCGAPAVVAAMMAAVKMGGQAQPLHYTNSGNTAGDRHRVVGYGSVAFWQPESKEDSPLTGAEKKRLLAIARKTLKEYVSSRTVPGIEVTEPALHERRGVFVTLTIRGRLRGCIGYIKPVAPLYRSVMDMTVAASSKDMRFRAVAMDELKDIHIEVSVLSPLKLVNSVDEIKVGIHGLYIVKGGRAGLLLPQVATQYKWGREEFLQNTCAKAGLPEDSWKDKETRIYIFSAQIFSE
- a CDS encoding fused MFS/spermidine synthase, producing the protein MIAPLVFALIVTGFSGIVAQTVLIRESLIIYGGNELSIGLTIGSWILWEALGACIGGRWPRRVSRVPQAFIAANLVFSLAFPAGVYCIRTLKVILGLPPEVSMGIAGIFFASMAIFLPVGLLHGLSFTASCRVYESLKQARGQAAGRVYFYEMLGTIAGGILVSYVLITWLHSFRIAALILILIPLACLVMAVSAAPAHRRLLAGLSLAAALGWTLFLALGLDDRLQSRSITVQWHGREVVSYENSHYQNIAVTRAMDQYTFFTDGLPAATMPVPDITRVEEIVHIPLLAHGAPRDILIIHGGAGGVIGEVLKYPTVRRVDYVEIDPAYLSAITRHPSGLVRSELGDCRVELHYADGRGFVKRAHPTRRYDVVLLGLSAPGTLQANRFFTVEFFREARRILADEGILVFTVPGSLTYYGSELRDINMSAMATARSVFDRVAVVPGEENIFLVSPSAKTINLSAQQLEGRLRGYGITTRLISLPHLIYRLDAEKMEWFLSAIGPSRAEANHDLTPKGLYYNIAFANALHSPSMKGLFATAERRGVPALLVVLAAFAAGAFLLKGRYPTMPVLFVISTTGFVVMLLELSLIFVFQVLYGYVFHEIGMLITMLMAGMAAGSMAVARRATADAKVSRTLMAAEAALTLLCLLLLLIFTIVGQAEMGGGLLGRPLFFALLFISGLLAGMEFPLAAALHDEERPLKGSVGPVYASDLIGGFIGGITGGFFLFPLMGLVNSCLLLAAVKVCGLLLLLSGKRK
- the amrS gene encoding AmmeMemoRadiSam system radical SAM enzyme; the protein is MKRRDFLKVAAFSPFIVSGTARAVTEGSRPAFHEALYYRKARSGKSVDCLLCPRRCSLPEDATGFCRARKNIAGKLYSLGYASPCAVHIDPVEKKPFFNVLPRTLSFSVASAGCNFRCKFCQNWQISQVSPLETVNITLSPQDLVAAAIRKGCKSIAYTYTEPTNFYEYMFDTARLARKQGILNVSHSNGYINPGPLKALSRHMDAVNIDLKGFSSSFYGKLCEGELEPVLATIKTLKRSGVWVEITNLVIHGYNDDEKMIKGMCEWIAANAGTDVPVHFSRFHPMYKLTGVSPTSVKTLEGARQTAIEAGLAFVYIGNVPGHPGENTYCPKCKKLLIQRSGYNVLSMSLKNGTCPSCGTRIGGIWTT